A part of Microbacterium terregens genomic DNA contains:
- a CDS encoding ABC transporter permease, with protein sequence MTDTTSFRTTEITTPSRIRRRIPLRSVAIIVPFLAVFIALSIGSPAFLSFQNIGNVLDRQSGILIIAAASTLVLIAGGIDLSVGATYMFTSVVCGTIMIRVGGAEGAALGITIGILAGLLVGIANGVISTYLKINPLIATLAMSFIILGLTKLVSQAGKEGVGQIRVDFEEFTWIAKTKPLGISLPTWIAFILVVVLGIVLWRSTFGRYVYAAGGNAEAARLAGIRVNLVRIATFALAGTAAGIAGVIDLARVPSVPESDAIATTLTFTVLAGMVVGGTSILGGEGAVWRTVLGILFIAMLYNGFTLLRVDPLFQGIALGVIILLAVGFDAWSRYRKR encoded by the coding sequence ATGACTGACACCACCTCTTTCCGCACCACCGAGATCACGACGCCGAGCCGGATCCGACGGCGCATCCCGCTGCGATCGGTAGCGATCATCGTGCCGTTCCTCGCGGTGTTCATCGCGCTCTCGATCGGCAGCCCGGCGTTCCTGTCCTTCCAGAACATCGGCAACGTCCTGGACCGACAGTCCGGCATCCTGATCATCGCGGCGGCCAGCACACTCGTCCTCATCGCCGGTGGCATCGACCTCTCGGTCGGGGCCACGTACATGTTCACCTCGGTCGTCTGCGGAACCATCATGATCAGAGTCGGCGGGGCCGAGGGCGCCGCGCTCGGGATCACCATCGGCATCCTCGCCGGGCTTCTCGTCGGCATCGCCAACGGCGTGATCAGCACGTACCTCAAGATCAACCCGCTCATAGCGACCCTCGCGATGAGCTTCATCATCCTCGGCCTGACCAAGCTCGTCTCGCAGGCGGGCAAGGAGGGTGTCGGGCAGATCCGCGTGGACTTCGAGGAGTTCACCTGGATAGCCAAGACCAAACCCCTCGGCATCTCGCTGCCGACCTGGATCGCCTTCATCCTGGTCGTCGTGCTCGGGATCGTGCTGTGGCGCTCGACGTTCGGCCGCTACGTGTACGCCGCCGGAGGAAACGCCGAGGCCGCCCGCCTGGCCGGCATCCGGGTCAACCTCGTCCGCATCGCCACCTTCGCGCTGGCCGGCACCGCGGCGGGCATCGCGGGCGTGATCGACCTCGCACGCGTTCCGTCCGTGCCGGAGAGCGACGCGATCGCCACGACCCTCACCTTCACGGTGCTCGCGGGCATGGTCGTCGGCGGCACGTCGATCCTCGGCGGCGAGGGCGCCGTGTGGCGCACCGTGCTCGGCATCCTGTTCATCGCGATGCTCTACAACGGCTTCACGCTGCTGCGCGTCGACCCGCTGTTCCAGGGGATCGCCCTCGGCGTGATCATCCTGCTCGCCGTGGGGTTCGACGCCTGGTCCAGGTATCGCAAACGGTAG
- a CDS encoding Xaa-Pro peptidase family protein, with protein MKSTGTTGTNAVDWEERVDFERLRDARLARLKAELDVTELGAVLAFDFSNIRYMSATHIGTWAMDKLIRFALLTRNTDPIVWDFGSAAKHHQLYNPWLDTTTAEMDADPNAPHEGAKRPRLDSGARAGISTLRGAFPPDAEIAEGVAKKIKRELEKFGVADQPLGVDVIELPILFALQKEGITVVDGQQVFMEARRVKTPDEIRLLTQAASMVDAAYEELYRFLRPGVRENEAVGLVAKTLYDLGSEYVEGVNAISGERCSPHPHVFSDRLIRPGDPAFFDILHSWNGYRTCYYRTFAVGSASSAQRDAYTRSREYMDRAIALVKPGATTADIVEVWPTAQEFGFADEEAAFALQYGHGVGLSIWEKPIFSRLTSLDHPEVLQEGNVFALETYWPSADGWGAARIEEELVVTADGCEVITKFPAEELLVAGRRYYTVDGPLNLERDAQSHLNTTWGRGEA; from the coding sequence ATGAAGAGCACCGGTACGACTGGCACGAACGCCGTCGATTGGGAGGAACGGGTCGACTTCGAGCGCCTCCGCGACGCCCGGCTCGCACGGCTCAAGGCCGAACTGGATGTGACCGAGCTCGGCGCGGTGCTCGCGTTCGACTTCTCGAACATCCGGTACATGAGCGCGACGCACATCGGCACGTGGGCCATGGACAAGCTCATCCGCTTCGCCCTCCTCACCCGCAACACCGACCCCATCGTGTGGGACTTCGGATCCGCCGCGAAGCATCACCAGCTCTACAACCCGTGGCTGGACACCACCACGGCAGAGATGGATGCCGATCCCAATGCCCCGCACGAGGGCGCGAAGCGTCCCCGGCTCGATTCCGGCGCGCGCGCCGGAATCTCGACCCTTCGAGGCGCGTTCCCTCCCGACGCCGAGATCGCCGAAGGCGTGGCGAAGAAGATCAAGCGTGAACTCGAGAAGTTCGGGGTGGCCGACCAGCCCCTCGGCGTCGACGTGATCGAGCTGCCGATCCTGTTCGCACTGCAGAAAGAGGGCATCACCGTCGTCGACGGTCAGCAGGTCTTCATGGAGGCGCGACGGGTCAAGACGCCGGATGAGATCCGCCTTCTCACGCAGGCCGCGTCGATGGTCGATGCCGCCTACGAAGAGCTGTACCGGTTCCTGCGTCCCGGGGTTCGCGAGAACGAGGCCGTGGGCCTGGTAGCCAAGACGCTCTACGACCTCGGTTCGGAGTACGTCGAGGGCGTCAACGCGATCTCGGGCGAACGCTGCTCACCGCATCCGCACGTCTTCTCGGACCGGCTCATCCGTCCGGGCGACCCGGCCTTCTTCGACATCCTGCACAGCTGGAACGGCTACCGCACGTGCTACTACCGCACGTTCGCGGTCGGATCGGCCAGCTCGGCGCAACGCGACGCCTACACACGGTCACGGGAGTACATGGACCGCGCGATCGCCCTCGTCAAACCGGGAGCGACGACGGCGGACATCGTGGAGGTGTGGCCGACCGCGCAGGAGTTCGGGTTCGCCGACGAAGAGGCGGCGTTCGCCCTCCAGTACGGGCATGGCGTGGGCCTGTCCATCTGGGAGAAGCCGATCTTCTCCCGCCTGACGTCGCTGGATCACCCCGAAGTGCTGCAGGAGGGGAACGTGTTCGCCCTGGAGACCTACTGGCCCTCGGCCGACGGGTGGGGCGCCGCACGCATCGAAGAGGAGCTCGTCGTGACCGCCGACGGCTGCGAGGTCATCACGAAGTTCCCCGCCGAGGAGCTGCTCGTGGCGGGGCGTCGCTACTACACGGTGGACGGACCACTGAACCTCGAGCGCGACGCCCAGTCGCACCTGAACACGACGTGGGGGCGCGGAGAGGCGTGA
- a CDS encoding NAD(P)-dependent oxidoreductase: MSTLGFLGLGSMGGGMARRLIDAGHDVIVWNRSAGRVAAFVAAGARAAATPAEALAAEVSFSMLANDEATDAVLDAASVTSAAGRIHVVMASISPSLTDTLAQRFADAGARYVSAPVLGRPAVAATGDLNILAAGDPADVDAVEPYLAVLGRRVWRIGERPSVATAVKAAVNYNIIHALQALGESVAMTERQGVDPVLFTELLSSTLFGGVVYTGYGSMIAHGAYAPPGFHIALGRKDLALAEEVAASGGVRPATMPALISVFDRALADPELQNLDWSAIAEVSRRGLS; this comes from the coding sequence GTGAGCACACTCGGCTTCCTCGGGCTCGGCTCGATGGGCGGCGGGATGGCACGCCGTCTGATCGATGCCGGCCACGACGTCATCGTCTGGAATCGGTCGGCGGGACGCGTCGCAGCGTTCGTCGCCGCCGGCGCGCGCGCCGCGGCCACGCCCGCAGAAGCGCTCGCGGCCGAGGTGTCCTTCTCGATGCTGGCCAACGACGAAGCCACCGACGCTGTGCTGGACGCCGCGTCTGTGACCTCCGCGGCCGGGCGGATCCACGTCGTCATGGCGTCGATCAGCCCGTCGTTGACCGACACCCTGGCTCAGCGTTTCGCGGATGCCGGCGCCCGCTACGTCAGCGCCCCCGTGCTCGGACGCCCGGCCGTGGCCGCGACCGGCGATCTCAACATCCTCGCCGCGGGCGATCCTGCGGACGTGGATGCCGTGGAGCCGTACCTGGCTGTGCTGGGCCGGCGGGTCTGGCGGATCGGCGAACGGCCATCGGTGGCGACGGCGGTCAAGGCGGCCGTCAACTACAACATCATCCACGCCCTGCAGGCGCTCGGTGAGTCGGTCGCGATGACGGAACGGCAGGGGGTCGATCCGGTGCTGTTCACGGAGCTGCTCTCCAGCACGCTCTTCGGTGGCGTCGTGTACACCGGCTACGGCAGCATGATCGCCCACGGCGCCTACGCGCCACCCGGCTTCCATATCGCGCTCGGCCGCAAGGACCTCGCGCTCGCCGAGGAGGTGGCCGCCTCCGGTGGCGTCCGTCCTGCGACGATGCCCGCCCTCATCTCGGTCTTCGACCGCGCGCTGGCCGACCCCGAGCTTCAGAACCTGGACTGGTCCGCGATTGCCGAGGTTTCACGGCGCGGGCTGTCCTGA
- a CDS encoding SDR family NAD(P)-dependent oxidoreductase, translating to MGDRTIVIVGGTSGIGLELAKDCIARGDRVVITGRHQERTDAVAASLGAEATGVALDISEPHLIRERLAAVGNVHGLVLAAIERDANTIREYDVGRAIRLVTLKLVGYTETVHALLDRLDPTVDTGIVLFGGRAKDLPYPGSTTVSSINGGVTGLVNSLALELAPIRVNALHPGIIGDSPFWADKPAGVLQGYERHTPGGKLATMADVVDAAQFLLRNRGVSAVNLYVDRGTGVI from the coding sequence TTGGGCGACAGGACCATCGTCATCGTCGGAGGAACATCCGGAATCGGCCTCGAACTGGCGAAGGACTGCATCGCCCGCGGGGACCGCGTCGTGATCACCGGCCGCCATCAGGAGCGGACGGATGCCGTCGCGGCGTCGCTCGGCGCCGAGGCGACCGGCGTCGCGCTGGACATCTCCGAACCGCACCTGATCCGTGAGCGTCTGGCCGCCGTCGGGAACGTCCACGGACTCGTGCTCGCGGCGATCGAGCGCGACGCGAACACGATCCGCGAGTACGACGTCGGGCGCGCGATCCGTCTGGTCACCCTGAAGCTGGTCGGGTACACCGAGACGGTCCACGCACTGCTGGACCGGCTGGATCCGACGGTCGACACCGGCATCGTGCTCTTCGGCGGCCGCGCGAAGGACCTCCCCTACCCGGGCTCGACGACGGTCTCCTCGATCAACGGCGGCGTGACGGGGCTGGTGAACTCGCTCGCCCTCGAGCTTGCGCCGATCCGCGTCAACGCTCTGCATCCCGGGATCATCGGCGACAGCCCCTTCTGGGCTGACAAGCCGGCGGGCGTGCTCCAGGGCTACGAGCGGCACACTCCCGGCGGGAAGCTCGCGACGATGGCGGACGTCGTGGACGCGGCGCAGTTCCTGTTGCGGAACCGGGGTGTCTCCGCGGTCAACCTCTACGTCGATCGCGGCACCGGCGTCATCTGA
- a CDS encoding amidohydrolase family protein, with translation MSVKMTGTPAPKPGQPIVFRNGIVLTMDDARTVLPRGDVLVVDGKIAGVGVDLSVPDGTCEIDATGGIVMPGMVDTHRHMWQTAMRGYGADWTLTQYFVWYYLQHGMKFRPQDYAAGNLISALDAVESGVTTSVDWSHGLRTVEHAEAAVDALVSSPGRFVFAYGNIHQSPWEWTADPAVQDLLIRSRDDSRMFGTQIAFDVPNQDEEFPELAAYQVAKDLGLRVTTHAGVWGATNDWGIKNAYDAGVMEEGFTYVHAASLSADSYQKIAATGGNVSLATESEDTCGQGYPPIHNLRRYGIPVSLSVDTSVWFSADLFSAMRATVNADRALEHFKAHQLEPAETITHVKLRAQDVVEMATRGGAKAIGKDHLIGSLEEGKLADVVLLKNDDSPTWAPLINPWGQIVYQAQRGDVHTVLVGGEVVKSEGKVVAGDLASVKSKLDDTVAHLEREVGDEWISGQFPEIPESEVLFNPYQYKK, from the coding sequence ATGAGCGTCAAGATGACCGGCACACCGGCCCCGAAGCCCGGACAACCCATCGTTTTCCGCAACGGAATCGTCCTGACCATGGACGACGCCCGCACCGTCTTGCCCAGAGGCGACGTCCTCGTCGTGGACGGCAAGATCGCCGGTGTCGGCGTCGACCTGTCGGTTCCCGACGGGACATGCGAGATCGACGCCACGGGCGGGATAGTCATGCCCGGCATGGTGGACACCCATCGGCACATGTGGCAGACGGCGATGCGCGGCTACGGCGCCGACTGGACGCTCACGCAGTACTTCGTCTGGTACTACCTGCAGCACGGAATGAAGTTCCGCCCCCAGGACTATGCCGCCGGCAACCTCATCTCCGCACTCGACGCCGTCGAGTCCGGAGTGACGACGAGCGTCGACTGGTCCCACGGCCTTCGCACCGTGGAGCACGCCGAGGCCGCGGTGGACGCTCTCGTCTCCTCGCCCGGACGATTCGTCTTCGCGTACGGCAACATCCATCAGTCGCCGTGGGAGTGGACGGCCGACCCCGCAGTGCAGGATCTGCTCATCCGGTCGCGCGACGACTCGCGCATGTTCGGCACGCAGATCGCGTTCGACGTACCCAATCAGGACGAGGAGTTCCCCGAGCTCGCGGCGTACCAGGTCGCCAAGGACCTGGGTCTGCGCGTCACGACTCACGCCGGTGTCTGGGGTGCAACGAACGACTGGGGCATCAAGAACGCGTATGACGCCGGTGTCATGGAGGAGGGATTCACCTACGTGCACGCCGCCTCGCTCTCGGCCGACTCGTACCAGAAGATCGCTGCGACGGGCGGCAACGTGTCTCTCGCGACCGAGTCCGAGGACACGTGCGGTCAGGGTTACCCGCCGATCCACAACCTGCGCCGTTACGGCATCCCGGTCTCACTGTCCGTCGACACGAGCGTCTGGTTCAGCGCCGACCTGTTCTCCGCGATGCGAGCCACGGTCAATGCCGACCGTGCGCTCGAGCACTTCAAGGCGCATCAGCTGGAACCGGCCGAAACGATCACCCACGTGAAGCTGCGCGCGCAGGATGTCGTGGAGATGGCGACGCGGGGCGGGGCGAAGGCGATCGGCAAGGACCACCTGATCGGTTCGCTCGAGGAGGGCAAGCTGGCTGACGTCGTGCTCTTGAAGAACGACGATTCGCCGACGTGGGCCCCGCTGATCAACCCGTGGGGACAGATCGTCTACCAGGCCCAGCGCGGCGATGTGCACACCGTGCTCGTCGGCGGCGAGGTCGTCAAGTCCGAAGGCAAGGTCGTCGCCGGCGATCTCGCCTCGGTGAAGAGCAAGCTGGACGACACCGTCGCCCATCTCGAGCGCGAGGTCGGAGATGAGTGGATCTCCGGGCAGTTCCCCGAGATCCCCGAGAGCGAAGTGCTCTTCAACCCCTACCAGTACAAGAAGTGA
- a CDS encoding NAD(P)-dependent oxidoreductase — protein sequence MTRIAVIGGTGYAGRNIVAEAVSRGHTVVSVARSVPAERVEGATYLEGNILDVPSLVSELEGVEVIVSTVPARGDMVGKVRPSTAELVAALPGDVRVGVIGGAGGSLIAEGGSRLVDQDSFTEEYKPEALEAIGILEDLQVGDASRDWFYVHPAGAFGVWNPGERTGSYRIGGDVLVTDAEGSSYISGADLAVAVLDEIESPKHSRARFTVGY from the coding sequence ATGACTCGTATCGCCGTCATCGGAGGAACCGGCTATGCCGGACGCAACATCGTCGCCGAGGCGGTGAGTCGCGGACACACAGTGGTGTCGGTCGCGCGGAGCGTTCCCGCCGAACGGGTCGAGGGTGCCACGTACCTGGAGGGGAACATCCTCGACGTGCCCAGTCTGGTCAGCGAGCTCGAGGGCGTCGAGGTCATCGTCTCGACCGTCCCCGCACGTGGCGACATGGTGGGCAAGGTGCGGCCGAGCACGGCGGAGCTCGTCGCCGCGCTGCCCGGGGACGTGCGTGTCGGCGTGATCGGCGGCGCGGGCGGCAGCCTCATCGCCGAAGGCGGTTCGCGGCTCGTGGACCAGGACTCTTTCACCGAGGAGTACAAGCCCGAGGCGCTCGAGGCGATCGGCATCCTCGAGGACCTGCAGGTCGGCGATGCCTCCCGCGACTGGTTCTACGTCCACCCGGCCGGCGCCTTCGGCGTCTGGAACCCGGGCGAGCGCACCGGCTCGTACCGCATCGGCGGCGACGTGCTGGTCACCGACGCGGAGGGCAGCTCCTACATCTCCGGTGCTGACCTGGCCGTCGCGGTCCTCGACGAGATCGAGTCCCCGAAGCACTCGCGCGCGCGCTTCACCGTCGGGTACTGA
- the rlmB gene encoding 23S rRNA (guanosine(2251)-2'-O)-methyltransferase RlmB: protein MAGKPGRPGASKGKKGPTKGTGGKNKRSLEGRGPTPKAEDRAWHPAGKRKAAAERYAAAGGAGKPGQKSSAPRQSRAKKDDDTEVVTGRNSVLEALRAKIPATAFYIAQRVEMDDRVKEMLSIATHREIPVMEVTRPELDRMAGFDGVHQGVALKVPPYEYAHPQDLLENVLERGQVPLFVALDGVTDPRNLGAIIRSTGAFGGHGVILPQRRSASVNSAAWKTSAGAAARIPVAIAPNLTATLKEFKKQGVFVLGLDGGGDVSLPALALADRPVVIVVGSEGKGLSRLVSENCDQIVSIPIDAATESLNAGIAASVALYQVSTLRAQGN, encoded by the coding sequence ATGGCCGGTAAGCCGGGGCGCCCGGGCGCCAGCAAGGGCAAGAAGGGTCCCACCAAGGGCACGGGCGGCAAGAACAAGCGATCGCTGGAAGGCCGCGGTCCGACCCCGAAGGCCGAGGACCGGGCGTGGCATCCTGCGGGCAAGCGCAAGGCCGCGGCGGAGCGCTATGCCGCTGCGGGCGGCGCGGGAAAGCCGGGGCAGAAGTCGAGCGCTCCGCGGCAGTCGCGCGCGAAGAAGGACGACGACACCGAGGTGGTGACCGGACGCAACTCCGTTCTCGAGGCGCTGCGCGCCAAGATCCCCGCCACCGCGTTCTACATCGCCCAGCGTGTGGAGATGGACGACCGGGTCAAGGAGATGCTGTCCATCGCGACGCACCGCGAGATCCCCGTGATGGAGGTCACGCGCCCGGAGCTGGATCGCATGGCCGGCTTCGACGGCGTCCATCAGGGCGTCGCGCTGAAGGTCCCGCCGTATGAATACGCGCATCCCCAGGACCTGCTCGAGAACGTCCTCGAGCGCGGCCAGGTACCGCTGTTCGTCGCCCTGGACGGGGTGACCGACCCCCGCAACCTCGGGGCGATCATCCGCTCCACGGGTGCTTTCGGCGGCCACGGCGTGATCCTCCCGCAGCGACGCTCCGCCAGTGTGAACAGCGCGGCGTGGAAGACCAGCGCCGGCGCGGCGGCGCGCATCCCCGTGGCGATCGCGCCGAATCTGACGGCGACGCTCAAGGAGTTCAAGAAGCAGGGCGTGTTCGTGCTGGGGCTGGACGGCGGCGGCGACGTCTCGCTTCCCGCCCTCGCGCTCGCCGACCGTCCCGTCGTCATCGTCGTGGGCTCCGAGGGCAAGGGGCTGTCCCGCCTGGTCAGCGAGAACTGCGACCAGATCGTGTCCATTCCCATCGACGCGGCCACCGAGTCGCTGAATGCGGGGATCGCGGCATCCGTCGCCCTGTACCAGGTCTCCACGCTGCGCGCGCAGGGAAACTGA
- the cysS gene encoding cysteine--tRNA ligase — protein MTPGTPPVRLYDTKAQTLRAFAPLDPSNVTVYVCGPTVQSGPHIGHLRGALSFDLLRRWLVHRFGRVTFVRNVTDIDDKVLANATDAEPWWALAYRMEQEFTRAYTAIGILPPTYEPRATASIPQMQELIARLIEQGNAYAATDSATGAGEVYFDVRSWSDYGSLTRQSLDAMEPAQDADPRGKRDPHDFALWKGAKPGEPSTATWDSPWGPGRPGWHIECSAMSRRYLGPEFDIHGGGLDLRFPHHENELAQSTAAGDPFARYWVHNGLVTVGDQKMSKSLDNFLLADDVLSARDPLVVRYALAAAHYRSNLDVSSSSFDEAEAALDRIRAFMERSVRTLRDESDDVRIDAIVPERFAAAMDDDLGVPQALAVIHETVRLGNTALDEDDDDAARGAFADVAVMTGLLGIDPLDPAWNTSSGGAEASALDTLVRTLITQRAAARAAKDWAAADRIRDAVAAAGIALEDGADGTHWNLLGTQPGTKE, from the coding sequence GTGACACCCGGTACACCGCCCGTGAGGCTCTACGACACGAAAGCCCAGACGTTGCGCGCTTTCGCGCCGCTGGACCCCTCGAACGTGACGGTGTACGTCTGCGGACCGACCGTGCAGTCCGGTCCGCACATCGGTCACCTCCGCGGCGCCTTGAGCTTCGATCTGCTGCGCCGCTGGCTCGTCCACCGGTTCGGGCGGGTCACATTCGTCCGCAACGTCACCGACATCGATGACAAGGTGCTCGCGAACGCCACCGACGCCGAGCCGTGGTGGGCACTGGCCTACCGCATGGAGCAGGAGTTCACCCGCGCGTACACCGCGATCGGCATCCTGCCGCCGACCTACGAGCCACGGGCCACGGCATCCATCCCGCAGATGCAGGAGCTCATCGCGCGCCTGATCGAACAGGGCAACGCGTATGCCGCCACGGACTCGGCAACGGGCGCCGGCGAGGTGTACTTCGATGTGCGCTCCTGGAGCGATTACGGCAGCCTCACGCGACAGTCGCTGGACGCGATGGAGCCCGCGCAGGACGCCGATCCGCGGGGCAAACGCGATCCGCACGACTTCGCATTGTGGAAGGGCGCGAAGCCCGGTGAGCCGTCAACCGCCACCTGGGACTCGCCGTGGGGACCTGGTCGTCCCGGCTGGCACATCGAATGCTCGGCCATGTCGCGGCGCTACCTGGGCCCGGAGTTCGACATCCACGGCGGTGGTCTCGACCTGCGCTTCCCGCACCACGAGAACGAACTCGCGCAGTCCACCGCCGCGGGGGACCCGTTCGCGCGGTACTGGGTGCACAACGGGCTCGTCACGGTCGGTGACCAGAAGATGTCGAAGTCGCTGGACAACTTCCTCCTCGCCGACGACGTCCTGAGCGCCCGTGATCCCCTCGTGGTCCGCTACGCGTTGGCCGCGGCCCACTACCGCTCGAACCTCGACGTCAGCTCGTCGTCCTTCGACGAGGCCGAGGCCGCGCTCGACCGGATCCGCGCGTTCATGGAACGCTCGGTCCGCACACTGCGGGACGAGTCCGATGACGTGCGCATCGACGCGATCGTCCCCGAGCGCTTCGCGGCGGCGATGGACGACGATCTGGGCGTTCCGCAGGCGCTCGCGGTGATCCACGAGACCGTCCGCCTCGGCAACACCGCACTGGACGAAGACGACGACGACGCGGCGAGGGGAGCCTTCGCCGACGTTGCGGTCATGACCGGCCTCCTCGGCATCGATCCGCTCGACCCGGCATGGAACACCTCATCCGGTGGCGCCGAGGCATCCGCTCTGGACACCCTCGTGCGCACCCTCATCACCCAGCGCGCCGCTGCGCGCGCTGCCAAAGACTGGGCGGCGGCCGATCGCATACGCGACGCGGTCGCTGCCGCGGGCATCGCGCTCGAAGACGGTGCCGACGGCACCCACTGGAATCTGCTCGGGACTCAGCCCGGGACGAAGGAGTAG
- a CDS encoding DMT family transporter gives MLHVLTVLAAALLFGTTGTAMALGPDDTTPLSVGAVRLVIGGTGLAAIAFVLARRHARRSATPPTRSLNLSKGGIRPLALMGLTGFCLALYQPLFFLGTERNGVAVGTVVALGSAPILAGLLEWALTRRVPSGTWMMATGLATIGVVLLGFGGEAGSTAGTDPIGLLGSVGAGATFAVIANVQRRLLDQGWDPFTVVGSMGASSAVLSALVLPFVDLSWLATAPGLVMAFWLGIATISIAYVMFTWGLGGLTAATAATLTLGEPLTASVLGIVVLGERLSVLAIAGLLVLAIGLALLAWGSRAPRDPVPFAVEG, from the coding sequence GTGCTTCACGTCCTCACCGTCCTCGCCGCGGCCCTGCTGTTCGGGACCACCGGAACCGCGATGGCACTCGGTCCGGACGACACCACCCCGCTTTCCGTCGGCGCTGTCCGCCTGGTGATCGGCGGCACCGGTCTCGCGGCGATCGCATTCGTGCTCGCTCGCCGGCATGCCCGGCGCTCGGCCACTCCCCCGACGCGGTCCCTCAACCTGTCGAAGGGCGGCATCCGCCCCCTCGCGCTGATGGGGCTGACCGGCTTCTGCCTGGCCCTGTACCAGCCGCTGTTCTTCCTCGGTACGGAGCGCAACGGCGTAGCCGTCGGAACGGTCGTGGCACTGGGTTCCGCGCCGATCCTCGCCGGCCTGCTCGAGTGGGCTCTGACGCGACGGGTTCCCAGCGGGACCTGGATGATGGCGACCGGCCTGGCCACGATCGGCGTCGTGCTCCTCGGCTTCGGCGGTGAAGCGGGCTCCACCGCCGGCACCGATCCGATCGGCTTGCTCGGATCGGTGGGGGCCGGTGCCACGTTCGCGGTCATCGCGAACGTGCAGCGGCGGCTGCTCGACCAGGGCTGGGATCCGTTCACGGTGGTCGGATCGATGGGGGCGAGCTCCGCGGTGCTGTCCGCGCTGGTGCTTCCCTTCGTCGACCTCTCCTGGCTCGCCACGGCGCCCGGCCTCGTGATGGCGTTCTGGCTGGGGATCGCCACGATCTCGATCGCGTACGTGATGTTCACGTGGGGTCTGGGCGGGCTGACCGCCGCGACCGCGGCGACGCTGACACTCGGCGAACCGCTGACGGCGAGCGTGCTGGGCATCGTCGTCCTCGGGGAGCGGCTCTCGGTCCTGGCCATCGCCGGCCTGCTCGTTCTCGCCATCGGGCTGGCGCTGCTGGCATGGGGATCGCGCGCACCCCGGGATCCCGTTCCGTTCGCGGTGGAGGGGTGA
- the ispD gene encoding 2-C-methyl-D-erythritol 4-phosphate cytidylyltransferase: protein MSITPVPRVAVIVVAGGSGTRLGAAMPKAFVGIDEHTMLRHALARVFDAPQAQVVVVAPAGREGDALTDAIAAAGDRRELVSVVTGGSSRQASVAAGLEALWGDVEIVLVHDAARALTPPDVFARVVRAVENGAAGAIPVLPVVDTIKRVENQRIVAAVDRAELSAAQTPQGFRRGILDAAYRTAAQEHTDDAALVAESGHTVVVVDGDALAFKITTAADLDRARSLVARHPLPATGARLENPPPIPRIGVGTDVHGFGGEGSLWLAGLEWPGELALSGHSDGDAVAHAIVDALLSAAGLGDIGTHFGTDHPEYAGAHADVFLARTLGLLGEAGWRVGNVAVQVQANRPRFAARRIEAEAVLSAALGGAPVSLSATTTDGLGFTGRGEGVAAFAMALVVPA from the coding sequence GTGAGTATCACGCCCGTGCCCCGCGTCGCTGTCATCGTCGTTGCGGGGGGCTCTGGAACGCGCCTCGGTGCTGCAATGCCCAAGGCCTTCGTCGGGATCGACGAGCACACCATGCTCAGGCATGCCCTCGCACGTGTCTTCGACGCACCGCAGGCGCAGGTCGTGGTGGTGGCGCCCGCCGGTCGCGAGGGTGACGCGCTCACCGACGCGATCGCTGCCGCCGGCGATCGGAGGGAACTCGTCTCCGTCGTCACGGGCGGCTCCAGCAGGCAGGCCTCCGTGGCCGCGGGTCTGGAGGCGCTCTGGGGCGACGTCGAGATCGTGCTCGTGCACGACGCTGCGCGGGCGCTCACGCCTCCGGACGTCTTCGCACGTGTCGTGCGCGCCGTAGAGAACGGCGCCGCCGGGGCGATACCCGTCCTGCCCGTCGTCGACACGATCAAGCGCGTCGAGAATCAGCGGATCGTGGCGGCCGTCGACCGTGCGGAACTGTCCGCCGCCCAGACTCCGCAGGGCTTCCGCCGCGGCATTCTGGACGCCGCCTACCGCACGGCCGCGCAGGAGCACACCGACGACGCCGCGCTCGTGGCCGAGTCCGGCCACACCGTGGTCGTCGTGGACGGCGACGCGCTCGCGTTCAAGATCACGACCGCCGCCGACCTCGATCGGGCGCGATCCCTGGTGGCACGCCATCCGCTCCCCGCCACCGGCGCGCGTCTGGAGAACCCGCCGCCCATACCCCGCATCGGCGTCGGAACCGACGTGCACGGGTTCGGCGGGGAGGGCTCCCTATGGCTCGCCGGGCTGGAGTGGCCGGGGGAGCTGGCGTTGTCGGGGCACTCCGATGGCGACGCTGTCGCGCACGCCATCGTCGATGCGCTGCTGTCCGCCGCCGGGCTGGGCGACATCGGCACGCATTTCGGCACCGACCACCCCGAGTACGCGGGTGCCCACGCCGACGTCTTCCTCGCGCGCACCCTCGGGCTGCTCGGAGAAGCCGGCTGGCGGGTGGGCAACGTCGCCGTGCAGGTTCAGGCGAATCGCCCTCGATTCGCGGCACGCCGCATCGAAGCGGAGGCGGTGCTCTCGGCCGCACTCGGCGGAGCCCCGGTATCGCTCTCGGCGACGACGACGGATGGCCTCGGCTTCACCGGTCGCGGTGAGGGCGTCGCCGCGTTCGCGATGGCGCTCGTCGTCCCGGCCTGA